From Malaclemys terrapin pileata isolate rMalTer1 chromosome 15, rMalTer1.hap1, whole genome shotgun sequence:
ctcctgtgtggattctcctatgcgtgatcagggcagagctgtgattgaagcttttcccgcactcagagcatctATATGGTTTTTCACcagtgtggattctcctatgtgcGCTCAGGGCACAGCTCTGACTGAAACTTTTCCCGCAGTCAGTGCAtgtgtagggtttctctcctgtgtggattctctgatgtatgGTAAGGTTTGAGctccgattgaagcttttcccacactcgtaGCATGTGTAGGGcctctcacctgtgtggattctctgatgtgtgataagggaagagctccgactgaagcttttcccgcactgaGAGCATATGTAGGGCgtctcccctgtgtggatactctgatgtgtgataagggcagagctccgactgaagcttttcccgcactcagagcatgtgtagggcgtgtcccctgtgtggattctctgatgtgtgataagggcagagctctgattgaagcttttcccgcactcagagcacgtgtagggcttctctcctgagtggattctctgatgtctgataaggtgtgagctccgactgaagcttttcccgcactcagagcacttGTAGGgcatctctcctgtgtggattctcctatgtgtACTCAAGGTAGAGCTCTGATTGAAGCGTTTCCTACACTCAGAGCATTCATAAAGTTTCTCACCCGTGTAGATTGTGTGATGTGTAATAAGGGCAGCGTTCaaattgaagcttttcccgcactcatgGCATGTGTAGCGTGTCTCTTCCAAGTTGATTCTGTCGCGTGTTGTAAGGTCTGAGTGGCTACTGAAGTTTTCCTCTGGCCTGTCCTGAGTCTCACAGGCTTTTGCTTTTCCTCGGAGTGCACAACTCCCGGAAACATTCCCTTTGGATCTTCCTGATAACATTCCATGTGGTTTTACTTGCTCAacatcttcctgctggggtttctcctcattctcactcaccatcccatcacCTCAATGGGAGACAAAGAGAATCCAGACATAGGTCACTCCCTGTAccagaaagaaaggaaatctcagagagaggaatggaaaaaggTATGAACAAACCAAAATATGTGTGGGAGAGATCAAACCTATCAGGAGCTGATTTTCCCcaacccttccccagaggagaaaggaagagatCAGTTTTGGTCCGCATCTCACCAGAACACTCAGGGAAAAGCGAGATCGGGAAGGGATATGCTGCCAGTTGTCAGTCAGAATAGGAGGGAATCCATGAGTGACATCCGCCATAATGATTCCAcatctgcagggaacaatcctaaATTTGGGAGAGCTCACAGGGTCTTTGTAGGGCATCCCAAATGTTTCCTGCATTTCCAAAAACAGTTGTTGAGTTTGTTTAACTAATTTCTCACCTCTCAGAAGCTCTTCTTTCTCAGAGCCCTGGAGGTCCAAGAtccacggctcttcccctcgttccagctgtgagatcacatcaggtttggaaactggaaacgCTACTACAGGCAAAGAAAACAAGGGAGGTCAGTGGAATTTATGGGATACTTCGCATAAAGAATATTCCATGGTTTTAACCCAGCTCATTTTTAAGCAGTAACATCCCAAAACCACCTTCCTTGGTTCAAAGTGGCAGGAGagttattattataataaatcaTATGCATTACCTTAGTACCTCAGGACCAACTAACAGTGggtccccactgtgctaggcaaaTTTCAAACCCAGAATAGTAGCTGGtccatgccctgaagaatttacaatctaaatagacaagacggacacagaatgggggaagaggtagaaccCACTGTTAGAatagagatattcaggcctgcctgtaaggcctgtactttaagaacttaggtgtatttttatcatttagctagttacaggggtataaaaacaaagaatcaaaatcacagtccgcCTGTGTCTGGGCCTTGTCTCACTAGgagagtctgaggccttgttctcaggctaaggcctttggctaagcagcaggggcagccataagctgggaagcgtaGGGTCACATCCTCACCTCCCAAACcaatcacactgaaataaggGGGTATTGGGCAGTTAGGAAGACAATCCTGTCCCGATAGCGCCCATCACCACCTGATAAAGAAACAGaccttaagatggttaaagaaaacttagtttgatagcatcctgtctggcaagaaatcacttatcaatggttgtggttgtgaaaccctcatttccgtattgttttatctttatggccacCGCTTTGACATTGTAAAtcagtctggttctctaattgtttgtctgctgtataattaattttgctaggtgtaagttaattagggtagtgggatataattggttagaaaattatgttacaatatgttagaattggttagttaaatttcagtacaatgactggttaaggtatagctgagaatattattATATAAACAGGGTCaaaaaggagggggaagggaaattggCATCAATGTTTGTTAAGAGGGGGaaagggaacagggaatggggacacaggcaaggctctgtggcatcagagctgggaagggggacacgagGAAAATgctctgcggcatcagagctgggaagggaacactGGAGAACAGATTATCGCGTATAGAGATAAGACCGACTGGTATGAAGGGCTTCGGAATATGCCTGCTTGGAAACTAAACCCAATCACATTCTCTGCGCTTCGGACTTCTgatcttt
This genomic window contains:
- the LOC128823052 gene encoding zinc finger protein OZF-like is translated as MVSENEEKPQQEDVEQVKPHGMLSGRSKGNVSGSCALRGKAKACETQDRPEENFSSHSDLTTRDRINLEETRYTCHECGKSFNLNAALITHHTIYTGEKLYECSECRKRFNQSSTLSTHRRIHTGEMPYKCSECGKSFSRSSHLIRHQRIHSGEKPYTCSECGKSFNQSSALITHQRIHTGDTPYTCSECGKSFSRSSALITHQSIHTGETPYICSQCGKSFSRSSSLITHQRIHTGERPYTCYECGKSFNRSSNLTIHQRIHTGEKPYTCTDCGKSFSQSCALSAHRRIHTGEKPYRCSECGKSFNHSSALITHRRIHTGERPYTCSECGKIFSQSSHLITHQRIHTGDTPYTCSECGKSFSQSSAFITHQRIHTGDTPYTCSECGKSFSRSSALITHQRIHTGDTPYTCSECGKSFNQSSNLIKHQRIHMGKNCNKSLD